The Armatimonadia bacterium genomic interval GACACGCCCCAGTCTACCCTCGGAGTACTGCATTATCCGGCACCTGCCCTGCAAAGAGGATTCGCGGAGTCTGCTCACCACACCCTTTGGACATGCGACCTGCGGAATCCTCTATCCTCGCGCTTTGCCACCGGCTCGCGGGCCGTGGCTTCGCCGGGCGGGTTCCTTGACGCCAGCGCCAGCGGCGGGCTATACTTGGCTGCCCGGCGCCGGTGGGGTATTTGAGGGGCGCGTGTTGGAGTGCGAGCGGCCGTCCTCGTCTCCGATCACTTGCTGACAGATCCCGTAGGAAGATCGACATGGTGCTTGTCTACGGTCCCCTGGCCCTGTTCATCGTGGCCGGGTTTGTGTTCGCGGCTATCACGCTGGTCCTCGCCATGGTCCTGCGTCCTGCCGACACCTACGACGAGAAGCGTCTTGTCTACGAGTGCGGCATTCCCCCCTTCGGCTCAGCCTGGAGCCGATTCTTCGTTCGCTACTACATCATCGCCATCGTTTTTGTCGTGTTTGAAGTCGAGACCATTTTCCTGTTCCCCTGGGCCACCGTCTTCAAGAAGCTTAGTGCGCCAGTTGCCCTGGGGCCCCTGCCGGCGATCGAGATGGGGATCTTCATCGCCATTCTGCTGGTCGGCCTGGCGTACGTCTGGCGCAAGGGTGACCTCGAGTGGGCAGACGACGCAAGGCGCCCTGCCGCCGACCGACGACGCTGAGCCCCCAACATGGAACGAGAGCCATGGACCTACTGAAGCAACTCGACAAAGCCTACGACGCCACGACCGAGGAGCCGATGCGGAATCTGGCGCGGCGTTACCAGGATACGCCTCCCGGGGTGCGGTTCATCAGCATCGTTGACAAGGTGCTGAACACGGGCAAGGCGTGCTCGCTGTGGCCTCTGCAGTTTGGGTTGGCGTGCTGCGCAATTGAGATGATCGCCACCGCCGGTCCGCGCTATGACCTGGACCGTTTCGGGATCATCATGCGAGCGTCACCCCGGCAAGCGGACTGCATGATCGTCGCGGGCACCGTGAGCGTGAAGATGGCGCCGGTGGTCGAGAGGCTCTACAACCAGATGCCGGAACCCCGCTGGGTCATCGCCCTGGGGAACTGCGCAGTCAGCGGCGGACGGTTCTACCAGCACGCCTACAGCGTGGTCAAGGGCGTTGACCGGGTCATCCCCGTGGACATCTACATCCCCGGGTGCCCGCCGAGGCCGGAGAGTCTTGTCGACGGTCTGCTCAAGCTCCACGACCTGATCCGCAAGGAAAGCATCACCGATCGGCCACGGCATGAGCGCTGGGAAGCCGAACACCAGCTTCCGCCCGAAGCCGCCATACGGTAGACAGCCTGTCAGGGAATTGACGATATCTGTGACTGCGAAGACCCTCCCACAACCTGTCCCCGAGGACCTCACCGAGCGTTTTGGTGAGGCGGTAAGCCTGGCGACCGACGGCACGTGGGAGATCCGGCTTCCGGCTGAGGCGGCCCGTGAGGCGCTGGAGTACCTCGGGCGGGACCGTCAGCCGGCCTTCGACTATCTCCTTGATCTGTGCGGTGTGGACTACCCCGAGGGCTTCGAGGTGGTCTATCACCTGTCCCGCCCGGCGACTGCTGAGGTTGTGCGCGTCCGGGTGCAACTGCCCAGACGAGGCGCCAAGGTCCAGACCGTCACTGACGTATGGGCTGGTGCAGGATGGCCGGAGCGGGAGCTGATGGAGATGTTCGGGATCGCGGTGGAGGGCAACCCAGACCCGGGGCATCTGCTGCTTCCCGAAGACTGGAAGGGCTTCCCCCTGCGTAAGGACTATCAGTACCCGCAGGACCATCCCTACCTGCGCCGTGACCCGATGCATGAGGACCCCGGAGCCTTCGTGGCCGGGAAGACGCCGGCCGGCCAGACGAACCCGGACGAGGAACCCACGCCCGAGGCTCAGTGAGGACGCCAGTGCAGGACCTGCATACCGAAGAGATTCTGCTGAACATGGGGCCTCAGCACCCCTCGACTCACGGGGTGCTGCGTGTTGTCCTGCGTCTGGATGGCGAACGGGTCATCGACGCCAAGCCGGATATCGGTTACCTGCACAGCTCACTAGAGAAGATTGGCGAGCAGCTAACCTGGGCTCAGTACATCCCCTATACCGACCGCTATGACTACCTGAGTCCGCTGACGAACGAGTTTGTCTATGTGCGCGCGGTGGAGAGGCTGCTGGGTATCGAGGTCACGGAGCGCTGTGAGTACATCCGGGTGATGATGGCGGAGTTGCAGCGTCTCATCAGCCACCTGATGTACTTCACGGCCATGGGCCTCGACACCGGCGCCACGACTGTATACCTGCACTGCTTCCGTGATCGCGAGCGTCTCAGCGATCTGCTTGAGCACGTGACGGGCCAGCGGATGCTGTACAACTACCTGCGCATCGGCGGGGTGCGCGACGATCTGCCCTATGACTTCGCTGAGGAGCTGCGCAGTTTCCTGGCCTACTTCCCGGCGAAGCTGCGGGAGTACAACAATCTGCTGACGAAGAACCGTATCTTCCGGGGACGCGTGGAGAACGTGGCGGTCCTGGAGCCCGAGCAGGCCATCCGCTACGGGCAGTGCGGGCCCTGTCTGCGCGCCTGCGGCCTTGCCCAGGACCTGCGCAAGACCCCGGGCTACAGCGTCTACCCGGAGTTCGACTTTGATATTCCCGTTTTCGACACTTGCGACGCAATGGCCCGTCACCTGGTCCGCTGCGAGGAGATGGTTCAGAGCCTGCGGATCCTCGAGCAGGCCCTCGACAAGCTCCCCGGCGGTGGGGTGAGCGTCAAGGTCCCGCGGCCGATCAAGCCCGATCCGGGAGTGGTGTATGAGCGCGTGGAGGGACCGCGAGGCGAGGTAGCCTGCTACCTGGTCTCCGACGGTGGGGAGAAGCCCTTGCGAGTTCACTGGCGTCCTCCCTCCTACTACAACCTGCAACCCTTGCCCGAGCTGATGAGGGGTGGCTACGTGGCCGACACGGTCATCGCAATCGCCGCGCTCGATATCATGCTCGGTGACGTGGACAAGTGAGGTCGTTTCCGGCGGCTGCCGGCCTGGCCGCACACTGATCCAGGGCGAGCTTTACTGAACATGCTACGCAACGCTTTCACTGCAATCCGAGACTATTCCGTGAACCTGCTGACCGGCTGGGGTCTACCTGGCGACTGGTCGTCGCTGCTTGTGGACGTGGTGGCCTGGATCGTCGGCGTGGTCGTTGTGATCAGTGTGATGATGGGGGCGGCCCTGGTTCTGGTCTACGCCGAGCGCAAGGTCTCAGGATGGATCCAGGCTCGTGTTGGACCGCTTCGCGTCGGCCCGCAGGGGCTCTTCCAGACGCCGATGGACGCGGTGAAGCTGCTGCAGAAAGAGGACATCGTTCCTGCCGGCGCCGACATTCCTCTGCATACGCTGGGGCCGGTAGTGTTCTTTGTCGTGTCGCTTCTGGGCTGGCTCGTGGTGCCCTGGGACAAGGGCGTTGTGATCGGCGGGCTCCTGGACGCGAATGTGGGGCTGCTCTTCTTCGTGGGGGCCAGCGGGATGACGATCATCGGCATCCTGATGGGTGGCTGGGGCTCGAACAACAAGTGGTCGCTGTTGGGCGCCGTCCGGGCTGCAGGGCAGGTTATCAGCTACGAGGTGCCGATGCTGCTGGCGCTGCTGTGCGTGGTCCTGACCAGCGAGACGCTGTCGCTGGAAGGCATCGTGCAGGGCCAGACAGGCTCCGGCCTGCTGTCCTGGAACATCTGCAAGCCCTGCCTGTGGCTTCCAGCCCTGATCTTCATCATCTGCATGTTTGCAGAGGTGGCCCGGCAGCCCTTCGACCTACCCGAGGCAGAGAGCGAACTGGTGGCCGGCTACCACACCGAGTACAGCGGGATGAAGTTCGCGCTCTACTTCCTTGGCGAATACGCGAACATCCTGCTGGTCTCGATCCTGGTGTCTGTCGTGTTCCTGGGCGGCTGGGCTTCGCCCTTTGGTGAGACGGTCATCCCGGGGGTCCTGTGGCTGTTCCTGAAGGCAGCGCTCCT includes:
- a CDS encoding NADH-quinone oxidoreductase subunit A, translated to MVLVYGPLALFIVAGFVFAAITLVLAMVLRPADTYDEKRLVYECGIPPFGSAWSRFFVRYYIIAIVFVVFEVETIFLFPWATVFKKLSAPVALGPLPAIEMGIFIAILLVGLAYVWRKGDLEWADDARRPAADRRR
- a CDS encoding NADH-quinone oxidoreductase subunit B family protein, giving the protein MRNLARRYQDTPPGVRFISIVDKVLNTGKACSLWPLQFGLACCAIEMIATAGPRYDLDRFGIIMRASPRQADCMIVAGTVSVKMAPVVERLYNQMPEPRWVIALGNCAVSGGRFYQHAYSVVKGVDRVIPVDIYIPGCPPRPESLVDGLLKLHDLIRKESITDRPRHERWEAEHQLPPEAAIR
- a CDS encoding NADH-quinone oxidoreductase subunit C — protein: MTAKTLPQPVPEDLTERFGEAVSLATDGTWEIRLPAEAAREALEYLGRDRQPAFDYLLDLCGVDYPEGFEVVYHLSRPATAEVVRVRVQLPRRGAKVQTVTDVWAGAGWPERELMEMFGIAVEGNPDPGHLLLPEDWKGFPLRKDYQYPQDHPYLRRDPMHEDPGAFVAGKTPAGQTNPDEEPTPEAQ
- a CDS encoding NADH-quinone oxidoreductase subunit D codes for the protein MQDLHTEEILLNMGPQHPSTHGVLRVVLRLDGERVIDAKPDIGYLHSSLEKIGEQLTWAQYIPYTDRYDYLSPLTNEFVYVRAVERLLGIEVTERCEYIRVMMAELQRLISHLMYFTAMGLDTGATTVYLHCFRDRERLSDLLEHVTGQRMLYNYLRIGGVRDDLPYDFAEELRSFLAYFPAKLREYNNLLTKNRIFRGRVENVAVLEPEQAIRYGQCGPCLRACGLAQDLRKTPGYSVYPEFDFDIPVFDTCDAMARHLVRCEEMVQSLRILEQALDKLPGGGVSVKVPRPIKPDPGVVYERVEGPRGEVACYLVSDGGEKPLRVHWRPPSYYNLQPLPELMRGGYVADTVIAIAALDIMLGDVDK
- the nuoH gene encoding NADH-quinone oxidoreductase subunit NuoH, encoding MLRNAFTAIRDYSVNLLTGWGLPGDWSSLLVDVVAWIVGVVVVISVMMGAALVLVYAERKVSGWIQARVGPLRVGPQGLFQTPMDAVKLLQKEDIVPAGADIPLHTLGPVVFFVVSLLGWLVVPWDKGVVIGGLLDANVGLLFFVGASGMTIIGILMGGWGSNNKWSLLGAVRAAGQVISYEVPMLLALLCVVLTSETLSLEGIVQGQTGSGLLSWNICKPCLWLPALIFIICMFAEVARQPFDLPEAESELVAGYHTEYSGMKFALYFLGEYANILLVSILVSVVFLGGWASPFGETVIPGVLWLFLKAALLVFFVLWVRWTLPRLRIDQLMSFAWKLLVPAGFVALAIAAAAVAWH